In Kineococcus sp. NBC_00420, a single genomic region encodes these proteins:
- the dinB gene encoding DNA polymerase IV yields the protein MSRRQLRRPSAPGGWGLEDDDSGCTVLHVDMDAFYASVELLRRPDLVGTPVIVGGGSRGVVLSATYEARRYGVHAAMPMARARRLCPSATVLLPHHEDYSRISAGVMEVFRSVTPLVEPLSLDEAFLDVSGALRRLGRPAQIGAALRDRIADEQGITCSVGVASTKFVAKLASGGAKPDGLLVVPHAQTVAFLHALPVSALWGVGERTEEALARLGLRTVADIAHTPESTLVRGLGEATGKHLHALAWGRDGRRVVAAAPERSIGSEETFSRDVDDPRVVHRELLRLAERTASRARAAGMAGRTVVLKVRFADFTTITRSRTLRERTDVTREIHTTARDLFDALALDRARLRLVGVRLEGLADAATQPRQLVLGERAHGWRDADGAVDQAGARFGAGSVRPATLLTPR from the coding sequence GTGAGCCGCCGGCAGCTGCGGCGTCCCAGCGCGCCCGGTGGCTGGGGACTGGAGGACGACGACTCCGGCTGCACGGTGCTGCACGTCGACATGGACGCCTTCTACGCCTCCGTCGAACTGCTGCGCCGTCCCGACCTGGTCGGCACCCCGGTCATCGTCGGCGGCGGCAGCCGCGGGGTGGTGCTGTCCGCGACCTACGAGGCCCGCCGCTACGGAGTGCACGCCGCCATGCCCATGGCCCGCGCCCGGCGGTTGTGCCCGAGCGCCACCGTCCTGCTCCCGCACCACGAGGACTACTCCCGGATCTCCGCGGGGGTCATGGAGGTGTTCCGGTCGGTCACCCCGCTCGTCGAACCGCTCAGCCTCGACGAGGCCTTCCTCGACGTCTCCGGTGCGCTCCGCCGCCTCGGCCGCCCGGCCCAGATCGGCGCGGCCCTGCGTGACCGGATCGCCGACGAGCAGGGCATCACCTGCTCCGTCGGGGTCGCCTCGACGAAGTTCGTGGCCAAGCTCGCCTCCGGTGGGGCCAAACCCGACGGCCTGCTGGTCGTCCCGCACGCCCAGACGGTCGCCTTCCTGCACGCGCTGCCCGTCTCGGCGTTGTGGGGGGTGGGGGAGCGCACCGAGGAGGCGCTGGCCCGGCTCGGCCTGCGGACCGTCGCCGACATCGCCCACACCCCGGAGTCGACCCTGGTGCGGGGGTTGGGGGAGGCCACCGGCAAGCACCTGCACGCCCTGGCCTGGGGCCGCGACGGACGTCGGGTCGTGGCGGCCGCTCCCGAACGCAGCATCGGTTCCGAGGAGACGTTCTCCCGCGACGTCGACGACCCCCGGGTGGTGCACCGCGAACTGCTGCGGCTGGCCGAGCGGACCGCCTCGCGCGCCCGGGCCGCGGGGATGGCCGGACGCACGGTCGTCCTCAAGGTCCGCTTCGCCGACTTCACGACGATCACCCGGTCCCGCACCCTGCGCGAACGCACCGACGTCACCCGGGAGATCCACACGACCGCCCGTGACCTCTTCGACGCCCTCGCCCTGGACCGCGCCCGGTTGCGCCTGGTCGGGGTCCGGCTGGAAGGGCTGGCCGACGCCGCGACCCAGCCGCGCCAGCTGGTCCTCGGGGAACGGGCCCACGGGTGGCGCGACGCCGACGGGGCGGTCGACCAGGCGGGTGCCCGCTTCGGAGCCGGGAGTGTGAGACCCGCCACTCTCCTCACCCCCCGGTGA
- a CDS encoding DUF3040 domain-containing protein: MPLSEHEQRLLEQMERALSADDPKFANAMKGSRHGRAAKRRLFIGIAAVVVGLVLLIIGASMSLIWLGAGGFIVMLAGTIWAFSPARGTSGTAAGQPPASGPRPTRPAKSRKSGSFMERLEQRWDRRRGQW, encoded by the coding sequence GTGCCGCTCTCGGAACATGAGCAGCGTCTGCTCGAGCAGATGGAACGTGCGCTGTCCGCGGACGATCCCAAGTTCGCCAACGCCATGAAAGGTTCTCGTCACGGACGCGCCGCCAAGCGGCGCCTCTTCATCGGCATCGCTGCCGTCGTGGTGGGTCTCGTGCTCCTCATCATCGGGGCCAGCATGAGTCTGATCTGGCTGGGAGCAGGCGGTTTCATCGTCATGCTCGCCGGCACGATCTGGGCCTTCTCGCCGGCTCGGGGAACGTCGGGGACCGCCGCCGGACAGCCTCCCGCGAGTGGCCCACGCCCGACGCGACCGGCCAAGTCGCGGAAGAGCGGGTCCTTCATGGAACGCCTCGAGCAACGGTGGGACCGCCGACGCGGTCAGTGGTGA
- a CDS encoding methyltransferase domain-containing protein yields MAKERGRPRTSTVLWEGVARLLEAAAGSGGSGSAELTVVDLGGGTGGLAVRVAALGHRVVVVDPSPDALAALERRTVEAGLSDRVRSLQGDASDLAAVLEPGSVDVLLCHGVLEVVDDPAAALRAAHTVLRPGGRLSLLVAQWPATVLSRVLAGHLDQALHVLSDPDHRWSGHDPLRRRFDRASATALAEAVGFDVTAVEGTRTFSDVVPSAGTGSDDALALLRELESRASASPELLGLAGHLHLHATR; encoded by the coding sequence GTGGCGAAGGAACGGGGCCGTCCCCGCACGTCGACGGTCCTCTGGGAAGGGGTCGCACGCCTGCTCGAGGCGGCCGCGGGGTCCGGAGGCTCGGGCAGCGCTGAACTCACCGTCGTCGACCTCGGTGGCGGCACCGGCGGGCTCGCCGTGCGGGTCGCCGCGCTGGGTCACCGGGTCGTCGTCGTCGACCCCTCGCCCGACGCCCTCGCCGCGCTGGAGCGCCGCACCGTCGAGGCGGGGTTGTCGGACCGGGTCCGTTCCCTGCAGGGCGACGCGTCCGACCTCGCCGCCGTCCTCGAACCCGGCAGCGTCGACGTCCTGCTCTGCCACGGAGTCCTCGAGGTCGTGGACGACCCGGCCGCCGCGCTCCGGGCCGCGCACACGGTCCTGCGCCCCGGGGGCCGGCTCAGCCTGCTCGTCGCGCAGTGGCCGGCGACCGTCCTGTCCCGCGTCCTCGCGGGTCACCTCGACCAGGCGCTGCACGTTCTCTCCGACCCCGACCACCGCTGGAGCGGGCACGACCCGCTGCGCCGACGCTTCGACCGCGCCTCGGCGACGGCCCTGGCCGAGGCGGTCGGGTTCGACGTCACCGCGGTGGAGGGAACCCGGACCTTCAGCGACGTCGTGCCCTCGGCCGGCACCGGGTCCGACGACGCCCTCGCCCTCCTGCGCGAGCTGGAGTCGCGGGCCTCGGCCTCACCGGAGCTGCTCGGTCTCGCCGGCCACCTGCACCTGCACGCGACCCGCTGA
- a CDS encoding DNA polymerase III subunit alpha: protein MRTTATSNSPFTHLHVASGYSLRYGTSTPTALVTRAAELDMATLALTDRDGLYGAVKFVRACSEAGITPALGVDLATAPSGLVDGLPAWADPSVAVRRTTSGNPTRGGAVVDPRLPRVTVLALGADGAGAARGWAGLCRLVSETHLGGVRGAPISSLELVAANAVDTSGRPALVVLLGPGSELGRAVLARRDDLARSVLQRWRDRLPVGSLHVEVVCHHAPPGTAGSVEHAARMLGLAHEVGVPVVLTAAVRSAGTDGAPTADLLDAIRRLVPLGTRHLDRTTGQGHLLPTADMVRTAADVARAAGDLGWAAELLNATTTLAERLCLDPATDLGIGAHHLPDREALGLAPDVEAIAVLRRRSEAGISRRYPGADLKLEATVRRRLDEELDIIGKVGFASYFLTVADVCDLTRSLHVRVAARGSGAGSLVNHLLGISDVEPLEHGLLMERFLNPRRGQLPDIDLDVESARREDVYEAILDRFGGERVTCVSMMDSYRVRHAVRDVGAALGLPPGEVDAIATAFPHLRARDARNAIAELPELRRSGLGEERLDVFFDLVERLDGLPRHIALHPCGVVLSNPTLLDRTPVEASWKGFPMSQFDKDDVEDMGLLKLDVLGIRMQSAMAYAVQEVARVEDVTLNLDDREQVPLDDPATYKLIQSTRTLGCFQIESPGQRELVGKFAPATFHDVIVDISLFRPGPVKSDMVNPFLRARQGWTQPEYLDDRLRHVLEQTYGVVVFHEQVIELIQATTGHDLAVSDEYRRHLGTRAGQEEMEPQFKRLAMEHGYPEATVDRIWEVLTAFASFGFCKAHAAAFALPTYQSAWLKAHHPAAFLAGVLTHDPGMYPKRLILDDARNLGIEVLGLDVNASGDTYRIERVAVPEPRTGQSGQELLDPWLGGRGVRNADGLGEGIADGTGFGIRLSLTDVKGISGAEVTRIVAGRPYRSLADLWQRARPTRLIAERLVLAGALDSLHGMRPVGRAGDAAPRRGRTTRRDLLLQVAELDRWSRSLTGTTTTRARRTAPRSGPLDVRAAAAAQSRAARPVDDSARTVQLALDLGDAPEEVALSGLPEMTGAERVRAELDVLGLDVSAHVVDFYAPLLRALQVTPARDLRSRRNAAELLVAGVKVATQTPPVRSGRRVVFLTLDDTTGPLDATFFEDAQGPYAATVFHSWLLVVRGVLRRTGPRGVSLRATGAWELPALWDAWTEGGIEVVRDLITSAPNPEYSRAATVGAAASRSSRPVMTPAPHAEEHGSAGGMGTRRVLVHASGFRQSPYADLRPAGEDTRNSRSIGRAAAPEEDREEPPRKLWHSSQGSSGW, encoded by the coding sequence TCGCTGCGCTACGGCACCTCCACCCCGACCGCTCTGGTCACCCGGGCCGCCGAACTCGACATGGCGACCCTCGCCCTCACCGACCGCGACGGTCTCTACGGCGCCGTGAAGTTCGTGCGCGCCTGCAGCGAGGCGGGGATCACCCCCGCTCTCGGCGTCGACCTCGCCACGGCCCCCAGCGGGCTGGTCGACGGTCTGCCGGCCTGGGCCGACCCCTCGGTCGCAGTGCGCCGCACCACCTCCGGCAACCCCACCCGCGGTGGGGCGGTCGTCGACCCCCGGCTGCCCCGGGTCACCGTGCTCGCCCTCGGCGCCGACGGCGCCGGCGCCGCTCGCGGCTGGGCGGGGTTGTGCCGGCTGGTGAGCGAGACCCACCTCGGCGGGGTGCGCGGAGCCCCGATCAGCAGCCTCGAACTCGTCGCGGCGAACGCCGTCGACACCTCGGGTCGTCCGGCGCTGGTCGTGCTGCTGGGCCCGGGGTCCGAACTCGGGCGGGCGGTGCTCGCCCGTCGCGACGACCTCGCCCGGTCCGTCCTGCAGCGGTGGCGGGACCGGCTGCCCGTCGGTTCGCTGCACGTCGAGGTGGTCTGCCACCACGCCCCACCGGGAACGGCGGGCAGCGTCGAGCACGCCGCCCGGATGCTGGGCCTGGCCCACGAGGTCGGGGTTCCCGTCGTCCTCACCGCCGCCGTCCGCTCCGCCGGAACCGACGGGGCACCCACCGCCGACCTGCTCGACGCGATCCGCCGGCTCGTCCCGCTGGGCACCCGGCACCTGGACCGGACGACGGGACAGGGGCACCTGCTGCCCACGGCCGACATGGTCCGGACGGCGGCCGACGTCGCCCGTGCCGCCGGCGACCTCGGCTGGGCCGCGGAACTCCTGAACGCCACGACGACCCTGGCCGAGCGTCTCTGCCTCGACCCGGCCACCGACCTCGGCATCGGCGCCCACCACCTGCCCGACCGGGAGGCCCTGGGGCTGGCGCCGGACGTCGAGGCGATCGCCGTCCTGCGTCGACGCTCCGAGGCGGGCATCTCCCGGCGCTACCCCGGCGCCGACCTCAAGCTCGAGGCCACGGTCCGTCGCCGCCTCGACGAGGAGCTCGACATCATCGGGAAGGTCGGTTTCGCCAGCTACTTCCTCACCGTCGCCGACGTCTGCGACCTCACCCGGTCCCTGCACGTCCGGGTCGCGGCCCGCGGGTCCGGTGCGGGCAGCCTGGTCAACCACCTGCTGGGGATCTCCGACGTCGAACCCCTCGAGCACGGCCTGCTCATGGAACGGTTCCTGAACCCCCGCCGTGGGCAGCTGCCCGACATCGACCTCGACGTCGAGTCCGCCCGCCGCGAGGACGTCTACGAGGCGATCCTCGACCGCTTCGGCGGCGAGCGCGTCACCTGCGTCTCGATGATGGACAGCTACCGGGTGCGCCACGCCGTCCGCGACGTCGGTGCGGCGCTGGGTCTGCCGCCGGGGGAGGTGGACGCCATCGCCACGGCGTTCCCGCACCTGCGTGCCCGCGACGCCCGCAACGCCATCGCCGAGCTGCCCGAGCTGCGGCGCAGCGGGTTGGGGGAGGAACGCCTCGACGTCTTCTTCGACCTCGTCGAACGCCTCGACGGTCTGCCCCGCCACATCGCACTGCACCCCTGTGGGGTCGTGCTGTCCAACCCCACGCTGTTGGACCGGACCCCGGTGGAGGCCAGCTGGAAGGGTTTCCCGATGAGCCAGTTCGACAAGGACGACGTCGAGGACATGGGGTTGCTCAAGCTCGACGTCCTCGGGATCCGGATGCAGTCGGCGATGGCCTACGCGGTGCAGGAGGTCGCACGCGTCGAGGACGTCACCCTGAACCTCGACGACCGCGAGCAGGTGCCGCTGGACGACCCGGCCACCTACAAGCTGATCCAGTCCACCCGCACCCTCGGCTGCTTCCAGATCGAGTCGCCCGGCCAACGCGAACTCGTCGGCAAGTTCGCCCCCGCCACCTTTCACGACGTCATCGTCGACATCTCGCTGTTCCGGCCCGGACCGGTGAAGTCGGACATGGTCAACCCGTTCCTGCGCGCCCGGCAGGGGTGGACGCAACCGGAGTACCTCGACGACCGGCTGCGCCACGTGCTCGAGCAGACGTACGGGGTGGTCGTGTTCCACGAGCAGGTCATCGAACTCATCCAGGCCACCACCGGCCACGACCTCGCCGTCTCCGACGAGTACCGCCGCCACCTCGGCACCCGCGCCGGTCAGGAGGAGATGGAACCGCAGTTCAAGCGCCTCGCGATGGAGCACGGCTACCCCGAGGCGACGGTGGACCGGATCTGGGAGGTGCTCACGGCGTTCGCCTCGTTCGGGTTCTGCAAGGCCCACGCCGCCGCGTTCGCCCTGCCGACCTACCAGTCGGCGTGGTTGAAGGCGCACCACCCGGCGGCGTTCCTGGCGGGGGTCCTCACCCACGACCCGGGCATGTACCCGAAACGACTGATCCTCGACGACGCCCGCAACCTCGGCATCGAGGTCCTCGGCCTCGACGTCAACGCCTCGGGTGACACCTACCGCATCGAGCGCGTGGCCGTCCCCGAACCTCGGACCGGGCAGAGCGGTCAGGAACTCCTCGACCCCTGGCTCGGTGGCCGTGGGGTGCGCAACGCCGACGGCCTGGGGGAGGGCATCGCGGACGGGACGGGGTTCGGCATCCGGCTCTCGCTGACCGACGTCAAGGGGATCTCCGGGGCCGAGGTGACCCGCATCGTCGCCGGCCGGCCCTACCGGTCGTTGGCCGACCTCTGGCAGCGGGCCCGGCCCACCCGGCTGATCGCCGAACGTCTCGTCCTCGCCGGCGCGCTGGACTCCCTGCACGGCATGCGCCCGGTGGGGCGGGCCGGCGACGCCGCCCCCCGACGGGGCCGCACCACCCGCCGCGACCTGCTGCTGCAGGTCGCCGAACTCGACCGCTGGAGCCGCTCGCTCACCGGGACCACCACCACGCGCGCCCGCAGGACCGCCCCGCGCAGCGGCCCCCTCGACGTCCGGGCGGCTGCGGCCGCGCAGTCCCGGGCCGCCCGGCCCGTCGACGACTCCGCCCGCACCGTCCAGCTCGCCCTCGACCTCGGGGACGCCCCCGAGGAGGTCGCGCTCAGCGGGTTGCCCGAGATGACCGGGGCCGAACGGGTCCGGGCGGAACTCGACGTCCTCGGCCTCGACGTCAGTGCGCACGTCGTCGACTTCTACGCACCGCTGCTGCGGGCGCTGCAGGTCACCCCGGCCCGTGATCTGCGGTCGCGGCGCAACGCCGCCGAACTGCTCGTCGCCGGGGTGAAGGTCGCCACCCAGACCCCGCCGGTCCGCTCCGGGCGGCGTGTCGTCTTCCTCACCCTCGACGACACCACCGGCCCCCTCGACGCGACCTTCTTCGAGGACGCGCAGGGTCCCTACGCCGCGACGGTCTTCCACTCCTGGTTGCTCGTGGTGCGGGGGGTGCTGCGCCGCACCGGCCCGCGCGGGGTCTCGTTGCGCGCCACCGGCGCCTGGGAACTGCCCGCGTTGTGGGACGCCTGGACCGAGGGCGGGATCGAGGTCGTGCGCGACCTCATCACCAGCGCCCCGAACCCCGAGTACTCCCGCGCAGCGACCGTCGGCGCCGCCGCCAGTCGTTCCTCCCGCCCGGTGATGACCCCGGCCCCGCACGCCGAGGAGCACGGTTCCGCCGGGGGGATGGGCACCCGACGCGTGCTGGTGCACGCCAGCGGGTTCCGCCAGTCGCCCTACGCCGACCTGAGACCGGCGGGCGAGGACACCCGCAACTCCCGGTCCATCGGCCGGGCCGCGGCTCCCGAGGAGGACCGGGAGGAGCCCCCGCGCAAGCTGTGGCACTCCAGCCAGGGCAGTTCGGGGTGGTGA